A region from the Sandaracinus amylolyticus genome encodes:
- a CDS encoding AMP-binding protein: MDTLFPSLHAPSSDRLALCVGDRTLTWAELASACAHHVESLELRGVMPGERVGVWTQPALETLVALIAQAAAGYVTVPIDPKLGERELGHVLADAAPKLAVAADPASVRARAPGLELLTATISDDRGATPIAPRPILDVPVLVLYTSGTTGAPKGALITARNVASDLDMLARAWSWSADDVIVHALPLFHVHGLVLGLFGAIRRGGALRWVPRFAPEEIASALREHETSVLFGVPTMYHRLCEAAEGELAIAEALRGARLLVSGSAPLPVREHQRLERLTGHRVIERYGLTETLINCSARHDGDRRPGSVGQPLDEVELRLVDDERRTIDASDDATIGEVAVRGPNVFAGYLNREDATRAVLDAEGWFYTGDLATRAHDGQIRIVGRRATDLIKCGGFKVGAGEVEAALLEHAEVAEAAVIGASDPDLGERIVAFVVTRSSVDVKALEDHVARLLSPHKRPREVHALDALPRNAMGKVQKTVLRAMHDELRAR, encoded by the coding sequence ATGGACACGCTCTTCCCTTCGCTCCACGCGCCCTCGTCGGACCGGCTCGCGCTGTGCGTCGGCGATCGCACGCTGACCTGGGCCGAGCTCGCGAGCGCGTGCGCGCACCACGTCGAGTCGCTCGAGCTGCGCGGCGTGATGCCCGGTGAGCGCGTCGGCGTGTGGACGCAGCCCGCGCTCGAGACGCTGGTCGCGCTGATCGCGCAGGCCGCCGCGGGATACGTGACGGTGCCGATCGATCCGAAGCTCGGCGAGCGCGAGCTCGGGCACGTGCTCGCCGATGCTGCGCCGAAGCTCGCAGTGGCGGCGGATCCCGCGAGCGTGCGCGCACGCGCGCCCGGGCTCGAGCTGCTCACCGCGACGATCAGCGACGATCGAGGCGCGACCCCGATCGCGCCCCGGCCGATCCTCGACGTCCCGGTGCTGGTCCTCTACACGTCGGGCACGACCGGCGCACCGAAGGGCGCGCTGATCACCGCGCGCAACGTCGCGAGCGATCTCGACATGCTCGCGCGCGCATGGTCGTGGAGCGCGGACGACGTGATCGTGCACGCGCTCCCGCTCTTCCACGTGCACGGCCTGGTGCTCGGATTGTTCGGTGCGATCCGTCGCGGAGGCGCGCTGCGATGGGTGCCGCGCTTCGCGCCCGAGGAGATCGCGAGCGCGCTGCGCGAGCACGAGACGAGCGTGCTCTTCGGCGTGCCCACGATGTACCACCGGCTCTGCGAGGCCGCGGAGGGCGAGCTCGCGATCGCCGAGGCGCTGCGCGGCGCGCGCCTGCTCGTGAGCGGATCGGCGCCGCTGCCGGTGCGCGAGCACCAGCGGCTCGAGCGGCTCACCGGGCATCGGGTGATCGAGCGCTACGGGCTCACCGAGACGCTCATCAACTGCTCGGCACGACACGACGGCGACCGACGCCCGGGCTCGGTGGGCCAGCCGCTCGACGAGGTCGAGCTGCGCTTGGTCGACGACGAGCGACGCACCATCGACGCGAGCGACGACGCGACGATCGGCGAGGTCGCGGTGCGCGGACCGAACGTGTTCGCGGGCTATCTCAATCGCGAGGACGCGACGCGCGCGGTGCTCGACGCGGAGGGCTGGTTCTACACCGGCGATCTCGCGACGCGCGCGCACGACGGGCAGATCCGGATCGTCGGCCGGCGCGCGACCGATCTGATCAAGTGCGGCGGGTTCAAGGTGGGCGCGGGCGAGGTCGAGGCCGCGCTGCTCGAGCACGCCGAGGTCGCGGAGGCCGCGGTGATCGGGGCGAGCGATCCCGATCTCGGCGAGCGCATCGTCGCGTTCGTGGTCACGCGATCGAGCGTCGACGTGAAGGCGCTCGAGGACCACGTCGCGCGCCTGCTCTCGCCGCACAAGCGACCGCGCGAGGTGCACGCGCTCGACGCGCTGCCGCGCAACGCGATGGGCAAGGTGCAGAAGACGGTGCTGCGCGCGATGCACGACGAGCTGCGCGCGCGATGA
- a CDS encoding DUF4931 domain-containing protein, with product MSELRVDVFTGIPTVLAPGRRGIGTVRAGGLPDVTREACPFCPGREAETEETVLAIGDPWRVRVVANRYPLLARELAAHEVVIESPDHDGDLATYSASQALDVLAAIRARLRVLEAREGVASISVFRNRGRRAGSSQPHPHAQIATLPHVAPAIAMRDAIATSDRALLARVIDEERASGARVVCDEGEVIAWCPHASHRAFEVKLALAGECARFSALDDARLAMLARVLVDVTSRLRAVLGTHDYNVLLRDPAVGVSTFFTIDVLPRTGGDAGFELQSGTPVCVVAPEDAARALRDHAGSI from the coding sequence ATGAGCGAGCTGCGCGTCGACGTCTTCACCGGGATCCCGACGGTGCTCGCGCCCGGGCGGCGCGGGATCGGCACGGTGCGCGCGGGCGGGCTCCCCGACGTGACGCGCGAGGCGTGCCCGTTCTGCCCGGGACGCGAGGCGGAGACCGAAGAGACTGTGCTCGCGATCGGCGATCCGTGGCGAGTGCGCGTCGTCGCGAACCGGTATCCGCTGCTCGCGCGCGAGCTCGCCGCGCACGAGGTCGTGATCGAGTCGCCGGACCACGACGGTGATCTCGCGACGTACTCGGCGTCGCAGGCGCTCGACGTGCTCGCGGCCATCCGCGCGCGGCTGCGCGTGCTCGAGGCGCGCGAGGGCGTCGCGTCGATCTCGGTGTTCCGGAACCGCGGTCGACGCGCGGGGAGCTCGCAGCCGCATCCGCACGCGCAGATCGCGACGTTGCCGCACGTCGCGCCGGCGATCGCGATGCGCGATGCGATCGCGACGAGTGACCGAGCGCTGCTCGCGCGCGTGATCGACGAGGAGCGCGCGTCAGGCGCACGCGTGGTGTGCGACGAGGGCGAGGTGATCGCGTGGTGTCCGCACGCGTCGCATCGCGCGTTCGAGGTGAAGCTCGCGCTCGCCGGTGAGTGCGCGCGCTTCTCGGCGCTCGACGATGCGCGGCTCGCGATGCTCGCGCGTGTGCTCGTCGACGTGACGTCGCGGCTGCGCGCGGTGCTCGGCACGCACGACTACAACGTGCTGCTGCGCGATCCCGCCGTCGGCGTCTCGACGTTCTTCACGATCGACGTGCTGCCGCGCACCGGCGGCGATGCCGGGTTCGAGCTGCAGAGCGGGACGCCGGTGTGCGTCGTCGCGCCGGAGGACGCCGCGCGCGCGCTGCGCGATCACGCGGGATCGATCTGA
- the tsaA gene encoding tRNA (N6-threonylcarbamoyladenosine(37)-N6)-methyltransferase TrmO: MSEDDRSDEEVLTVRPIGVLRTPYRELAEVPRQPRLANVRARIELVPGLGLEDAIADLEGWDYVWVLTWMHRARGWRPKVQPPRSERKRGVLATRAPHRPNAIGLSAMRIVSIAGLVIEVEECDAIDGTPVIDLKPYVPWADAIPDARTGWLEPPEGARPGGQRPADPRPSWSVVIEERAREQLAWLRERGIDLEERLVYALSLGPQPHAYRRIAVVGDESRIAVKEWFAFFRSRGEGTIVVQRITSGVRPRERARAAPVHREFVERFGG, from the coding sequence ATGAGCGAGGACGATCGGTCGGACGAGGAGGTGCTCACCGTTCGACCGATCGGCGTGCTGCGCACGCCGTATCGCGAGCTCGCCGAGGTGCCGCGCCAGCCGCGCCTCGCGAACGTGCGGGCGCGGATCGAGCTCGTGCCGGGGCTCGGCCTCGAGGATGCGATCGCGGATCTCGAGGGGTGGGACTACGTCTGGGTGCTGACGTGGATGCACCGCGCGCGCGGCTGGCGGCCGAAGGTCCAGCCGCCGCGCAGCGAGCGCAAGCGCGGGGTGCTCGCGACGCGCGCGCCGCACCGTCCCAACGCGATCGGGCTGAGCGCGATGCGCATCGTGTCGATCGCGGGGCTCGTGATCGAGGTCGAGGAGTGCGACGCGATCGACGGCACGCCGGTGATCGATCTGAAGCCGTACGTGCCGTGGGCGGATGCGATCCCGGACGCGCGCACCGGCTGGCTCGAGCCGCCGGAAGGCGCGCGGCCGGGCGGACAGCGTCCGGCGGATCCGCGGCCGTCGTGGAGCGTCGTGATCGAGGAGCGCGCGAGGGAGCAGCTCGCGTGGCTGCGCGAGCGCGGGATCGATCTCGAGGAGCGGCTCGTGTACGCGCTCTCGCTGGGGCCGCAGCCGCACGCGTATCGACGCATCGCGGTGGTGGGCGACGAGTCGCGCATCGCGGTGAAGGAGTGGTTCGCGTTCTTTCGGTCGCGTGGTGAGGGGACGATCGTGGTGCAGCGGATCACGAGCGGCGTGCGACCGCGTGAGCGGGCGCGCGCGGCGCCGGTGCATCGGGAGTTCGTGGAGCGCTTCGGCGGGTGA
- a CDS encoding right-handed parallel beta-helix repeat-containing protein has translation MQRSTSLALVALGLASACGGPETYCDAESLTGALEAAGPGDVVHVGSCRFPASVVIPPGVTLVGEGGDSVLESAGDAPVVEFAQGTGAVLRRLRVEVHDGGYGVRASGDGDVTVERVTISVMRGVGVGVQDRRRVALREVTFEGPIDAGNAAFAPTTRSDTATYGVIAIDVGSADDAESGVHVEASRFAGFALGAVAVDGGRLTWTDLDADRDSDGLDDVDVQNVRGAAIAVFDAAAELHGVEIASMLSGLELPGVAVAAVSSPALLDGVWIADGDGFGVFGADSTLTFRGVTIADMGLAGVRAQRAVIDADALTIERAGGAGILAVDSGSVVLRHTTLRAQREAVLFDGAGTAHDMGDGLTLWRSNVVAPESAIDLTLEDVVLEDNARVGLLVDAGGTEATIAIDGVTARAQGGAFGVVAQDTILPSGWDDAIMRQDAAIANDRSVDRRLEIAGIIMPPAIPPASL, from the coding sequence ATGCAGCGATCCACGTCCCTCGCGCTCGTCGCGCTCGGCCTCGCGTCCGCGTGCGGCGGGCCCGAGACGTACTGCGACGCCGAGTCGCTCACCGGCGCGCTCGAGGCCGCGGGGCCAGGAGACGTCGTGCACGTCGGGAGCTGCCGCTTCCCGGCGAGCGTCGTGATCCCGCCGGGCGTGACGCTCGTCGGCGAGGGCGGAGACAGCGTGCTCGAGAGCGCCGGCGACGCGCCCGTCGTCGAGTTCGCGCAGGGCACCGGCGCGGTGCTGCGACGCCTGCGCGTCGAAGTGCACGACGGCGGCTACGGCGTGCGCGCGAGCGGCGACGGCGACGTGACCGTCGAGCGCGTGACGATCAGCGTGATGCGCGGGGTCGGCGTCGGCGTGCAGGACCGCCGCCGCGTGGCGCTGCGCGAGGTGACGTTCGAAGGCCCGATCGACGCGGGGAACGCGGCGTTCGCGCCGACGACGCGGAGCGACACGGCGACCTACGGCGTGATCGCGATCGACGTGGGCAGCGCCGACGACGCCGAGTCGGGGGTGCACGTCGAAGCGAGCCGGTTCGCGGGATTCGCGCTCGGCGCGGTCGCGGTCGACGGTGGCCGGCTGACGTGGACGGACCTCGATGCCGATCGCGACTCGGACGGCCTCGACGACGTCGACGTGCAGAACGTCCGGGGCGCGGCGATCGCGGTGTTCGATGCCGCCGCGGAGCTGCACGGGGTCGAGATCGCGTCGATGCTGTCCGGCCTCGAGCTTCCGGGCGTCGCGGTCGCCGCGGTGTCGTCGCCCGCGTTGCTCGACGGCGTATGGATCGCGGACGGCGATGGCTTCGGCGTGTTCGGCGCGGACAGCACGCTCACGTTCCGCGGCGTGACGATCGCGGACATGGGGCTCGCGGGCGTGCGCGCGCAGCGCGCGGTGATCGACGCGGACGCTCTGACGATCGAGCGCGCCGGAGGCGCGGGCATCCTCGCGGTCGACAGCGGGAGCGTCGTGCTGCGGCACACGACGCTTCGCGCGCAGCGGGAGGCGGTGCTCTTCGACGGCGCGGGGACCGCACACGACATGGGCGACGGGCTCACGCTCTGGCGCAGCAACGTGGTGGCGCCCGAGAGCGCGATCGACCTGACGCTCGAGGACGTCGTCTTGGAGGACAACGCGCGCGTCGGGCTGCTCGTCGACGCGGGAGGGACCGAAGCGACGATCGCCATCGACGGCGTGACCGCGCGCGCGCAAGGGGGCGCGTTCGGCGTGGTCGCGCAGGACACGATCCTGCCGTCCGGGTGGGACGATGCGATCATGCGGCAGGACGCGGCGATCGCGAACGATCGGTCGGTCGACAGACGCCTCGAGATCGCGGGGATCATCATGCCGCCGGCGATCCCGCCCGCCTCGCTCTGA
- a CDS encoding MYXO-CTERM sorting domain-containing protein: MRASPSRFASFVLCLPLLVSLVSLARAQVTQPNGMVMPRDSLNGEVQLYTLFSSRGETIDFQADGESEPALFSPLCDFRATFLLRESASSYAVGWYNADPARATPPDASEIYTIVPAGAPVGTVITGADIRGDARYLGGLIGFALTGGQTHYTEARYNPVCTGCATPNPWVMAVIYRSTVTPNAFYVAFEDGSVGSQPSSFNNDGDYNDYVYFFEGLQCSGGGEACDTGMPGICAAGVTECSGDGITCRMTVTGRDEACNGLDDDCDGETDDGDLCDEDEVCDRGVCVGRCLDEFGCARGLDCNAAGYCVESACVDVVCDAGEICRAGACIAPCDGVVCPGDQACRAGRCVDPCAAVTCDAGRVCQAGACVQSCECAPCSDELECHVSSGLCTTSDCASVDCSGTPGTVCRGGSCVDACDGAVCPRGQICEGGSCVVDPDFGVDAGVERPDSGVVGVDAGASEMDAGSVVDAGADAGRGPRGRSDDDGCGCRAAGAGRGGEGAIAMIVLLALAIVRRRRA; this comes from the coding sequence ATGCGCGCTTCGCCGTCCCGCTTCGCTTCGTTCGTGCTCTGTCTGCCGCTGCTCGTCTCGCTCGTCTCGCTCGCTCGCGCCCAGGTCACCCAGCCGAATGGCATGGTGATGCCGCGGGACTCGCTCAACGGTGAGGTTCAGCTCTACACGCTGTTCTCCAGCCGCGGCGAGACCATCGACTTCCAGGCCGACGGCGAGAGCGAGCCAGCGCTCTTCTCGCCGCTCTGCGACTTCCGCGCGACGTTCCTGCTGAGGGAGTCGGCGTCGAGCTACGCCGTCGGCTGGTACAACGCCGATCCCGCGCGCGCGACGCCGCCGGACGCGAGCGAGATCTACACGATCGTGCCTGCGGGCGCGCCGGTCGGGACCGTGATCACCGGCGCCGACATCCGCGGTGACGCGCGCTACCTCGGCGGGCTGATCGGCTTCGCGCTCACCGGCGGCCAGACCCACTACACCGAGGCTCGGTACAACCCGGTGTGCACCGGGTGCGCGACGCCGAACCCGTGGGTCATGGCGGTGATCTATCGCTCGACCGTCACGCCCAACGCGTTCTACGTGGCGTTCGAGGACGGCAGCGTCGGGAGCCAGCCGAGCTCCTTCAACAACGACGGCGACTACAACGACTACGTCTACTTCTTCGAGGGCCTGCAGTGCAGCGGTGGCGGCGAGGCGTGCGACACCGGCATGCCCGGCATCTGCGCGGCCGGCGTCACCGAGTGCTCGGGCGACGGCATCACGTGCCGCATGACGGTCACGGGACGCGACGAGGCGTGCAACGGTCTCGACGACGACTGCGACGGCGAGACCGACGACGGCGATCTCTGCGACGAGGACGAGGTGTGTGATCGCGGCGTGTGCGTCGGTCGCTGCCTCGACGAGTTCGGCTGCGCGCGCGGGCTCGACTGCAACGCGGCGGGCTACTGCGTCGAGTCGGCGTGCGTCGACGTCGTGTGCGACGCGGGCGAGATCTGTCGCGCCGGCGCGTGCATCGCGCCGTGCGACGGCGTCGTGTGCCCCGGCGATCAGGCGTGCCGCGCGGGACGCTGCGTCGATCCGTGCGCGGCCGTGACCTGCGACGCCGGGCGCGTGTGTCAGGCGGGCGCGTGCGTGCAGTCGTGCGAATGCGCGCCGTGCAGCGATGAGCTCGAGTGTCACGTGTCGAGCGGGCTCTGCACGACGAGCGACTGCGCGAGCGTCGACTGCAGCGGGACGCCGGGCACGGTGTGTCGCGGCGGGTCGTGCGTGGACGCGTGCGACGGCGCGGTGTGCCCGCGCGGGCAGATCTGCGAGGGCGGCTCGTGCGTCGTCGATCCCGACTTCGGCGTCGACGCGGGCGTCGAGCGGCCCGACTCGGGCGTGGTGGGCGTCGACGCGGGCGCGAGCGAGATGGACGCGGGCAGCGTCGTCGATGCCGGCGCGGACGCGGGGCGCGGTCCGCGAGGTCGCAGCGACGACGACGGCTGTGGATGCCGCGCCGCGGGCGCGGGGCGCGGCGGCGAGGGCGCGATCGCGATGATCGTGTTGCTCGCGCTCGCGATCGTGCGACGACGCCGCGCATGA
- a CDS encoding alpha-amylase family protein has translation MIEDLWYKNAIIYSLDLETFVDSNGDGCGDIEGLIRRLDYLEALGVDVLWLAPFHPSPNRDNGYDVSDHYGVDPRHGSLGDFVELVHQAKKRGLKIIIDLVVNHTSDQHAWFQRSRAGDPRFRDWYVWSKKRPSTWNEGMVFPGVQRATWTRDAQRKEFYFHRFYEFQPDLNIASSEVRAEIRRIIGFWLQVGVDGFRVDAVPFIIEHPDPANLEAPPRLRFEYLEEMRDFLQWRGSDCVLLGEANVLPDESCAYFRDGRGIHMMFNFWVNQHLFYALATGDVAPLREALIATRELPWSAQWAQFLRNHDELDLGRLEDAQRARVLARFGPDPSMQLYDRGIRRRLAPMLGSRAQSELAYSMAFALPGTPVIRYGDEIGMGDLLELRERDAVRTPMQWSNDPQAGFSTSESLVHPVIESGAYGYRHCNVADQRRDPGSMLRWMMRLVSIRKECPEIGWGRWEILESGSPHVLAMRLEWRDRSVVTLHNFDVHPQEVEIRVDVEDGHRLVDLWTPRESVAGEDGLHRIPLESFGYRWYRVGSLNYALRRTPEAPMLRDAAVPPRKPAKPRGGTKKRRKSQR, from the coding sequence ATGATCGAAGACCTCTGGTACAAGAACGCGATCATCTACAGCCTCGACCTCGAGACCTTCGTCGACTCCAACGGCGACGGCTGTGGCGACATCGAGGGGCTGATCCGTCGCCTCGACTACCTCGAGGCGCTCGGCGTCGACGTGCTGTGGCTCGCGCCGTTCCATCCTTCGCCGAACCGCGACAACGGCTACGACGTCTCCGATCACTACGGCGTCGATCCGCGCCACGGCTCGCTCGGCGACTTCGTCGAGCTGGTGCACCAAGCGAAGAAGCGCGGGCTCAAGATCATCATCGACCTCGTGGTGAACCACACGTCGGATCAGCACGCGTGGTTCCAGCGATCACGCGCCGGCGATCCGCGCTTCCGCGACTGGTACGTGTGGTCGAAGAAGCGCCCGTCGACCTGGAACGAAGGGATGGTGTTCCCCGGCGTGCAGCGCGCGACGTGGACGCGCGACGCGCAGCGCAAGGAGTTCTATTTCCATCGCTTCTACGAGTTCCAGCCCGACCTCAACATCGCGAGCTCCGAGGTGCGCGCCGAGATCCGCCGCATCATCGGGTTCTGGCTGCAGGTCGGGGTCGACGGATTCCGCGTGGACGCAGTGCCGTTCATCATCGAGCACCCCGATCCCGCGAACCTCGAGGCGCCGCCGCGCCTGCGCTTCGAGTACCTCGAGGAGATGCGCGACTTCCTGCAGTGGCGCGGCTCCGACTGCGTGCTGCTCGGTGAAGCGAACGTGCTGCCGGACGAGAGCTGCGCGTATTTCCGCGACGGCCGCGGCATCCACATGATGTTCAACTTCTGGGTGAACCAGCACCTCTTCTACGCGCTGGCGACGGGCGACGTCGCGCCGCTGCGAGAGGCGCTGATCGCCACGCGCGAGCTGCCCTGGTCGGCGCAGTGGGCGCAGTTCCTCCGCAACCACGACGAGCTCGATCTCGGGCGCCTCGAGGACGCGCAGCGCGCGCGCGTGCTCGCGCGGTTCGGCCCCGATCCTTCGATGCAGCTCTACGATCGCGGCATCCGCCGGCGCCTCGCGCCGATGCTCGGCAGTCGCGCGCAGAGCGAGCTCGCGTACAGCATGGCGTTCGCGCTCCCGGGCACGCCGGTCATCCGCTACGGCGACGAGATCGGGATGGGCGATCTCCTCGAGCTGCGAGAGCGCGACGCGGTGCGGACTCCGATGCAGTGGTCGAACGATCCGCAGGCGGGATTCTCGACGTCCGAGTCGCTCGTGCACCCCGTGATCGAGTCGGGCGCGTACGGATATCGACACTGCAACGTCGCCGATCAGCGCCGCGATCCCGGCTCGATGCTGCGATGGATGATGCGCCTCGTGTCGATCCGGAAGGAGTGCCCCGAGATCGGCTGGGGACGCTGGGAGATCCTCGAGAGTGGCTCTCCGCACGTGCTCGCGATGCGCCTCGAGTGGCGCGATCGATCGGTGGTCACGCTCCACAACTTCGACGTGCACCCGCAGGAGGTCGAGATTCGCGTCGACGTCGAGGACGGCCATCGGCTCGTCGATCTCTGGACGCCTCGAGAGAGCGTGGCGGGTGAGGACGGACTCCATCGCATCCCGCTCGAGTCGTTCGGATATCGATGGTATCGAGTCGGCAGTCTGAATTACGCGCTCCGCCGCACGCCCGAGGCTCCGATGTTGCGCGACGCCGCCGTGCCCCCGCGGAAGCCCGCGAAGCCCCGCGGGGGCACGAAGAAGCGCCGCAAGAGCCAACGTTAG
- a CDS encoding sigma 54-interacting transcriptional regulator has product MGSRSWDTTLKERPRGTGARVVASLRVLSIAGTPQREAAFPLTTASTPIGRAVAGAGLALRDDPRVSRLHALVELEPHTGVARLVDRSSTGTEVDGVRVTDCVLEDGALIFVGDSALLFRRGAPDDESDDEVPTWGLLGDAPAMRVLRRAIHRIGPSLASVLLHGESGTGKELVAGALHQASGRKGELVAVNCSAIPASLAEAQLFGHLAGSYTGARTGGQGLFRAADAGTIFLDEIADLPLDVQPKLLRVLEERIVTPVGATRGGPIDVRVVAATNRDLLEEVEAGRFRGDLYARLSDFTLELPPLRARREDVLTILMRDLGDTAPPLAPDLVRALLLHEWPFNVRELRKIATQLSVVGEGAERLELGMLGDRLQRVSRAARASGPAQTTEGAAPGTTPPSLGIPTATPGTHAATPLPPKPAGLEAVPDRETLEALLREHRGVIADVARVAGRSRKQVYRWLQQHGLDPESYRDG; this is encoded by the coding sequence ATGGGGAGCCGCAGCTGGGACACGACGCTCAAGGAACGCCCGCGCGGCACCGGTGCGCGCGTCGTCGCGTCGCTGCGGGTCCTCTCGATCGCGGGCACGCCCCAGCGCGAGGCCGCGTTCCCGCTGACGACCGCGAGCACGCCGATCGGGCGCGCGGTCGCGGGCGCGGGGCTCGCGCTGCGCGATGATCCTCGGGTGTCGCGGCTCCACGCGCTGGTCGAGCTCGAGCCGCACACCGGCGTCGCGCGGCTGGTCGATCGCAGCAGCACCGGCACCGAGGTCGACGGTGTGCGCGTGACCGACTGCGTGCTCGAGGACGGCGCGCTGATCTTCGTGGGCGACAGCGCGCTCCTCTTTCGTCGCGGCGCGCCCGACGACGAGAGCGACGACGAGGTGCCGACCTGGGGCCTGCTCGGCGACGCGCCCGCGATGCGCGTGCTGCGCCGCGCGATCCACCGCATCGGGCCGAGCCTCGCGTCGGTCCTGCTGCACGGCGAGAGCGGCACCGGCAAGGAGCTCGTCGCGGGTGCGCTGCACCAGGCCTCCGGGCGCAAGGGCGAGCTCGTCGCGGTGAACTGCAGCGCGATCCCGGCGTCGCTCGCGGAGGCGCAGCTCTTCGGGCACCTCGCCGGCTCGTACACCGGCGCGCGCACCGGTGGACAAGGGCTCTTCCGCGCGGCCGACGCGGGCACGATCTTCCTCGACGAGATCGCGGATCTCCCGCTCGACGTGCAGCCCAAGCTGCTGCGCGTGCTCGAGGAGCGCATCGTCACGCCGGTGGGCGCGACGCGCGGCGGACCGATCGACGTGCGCGTCGTCGCCGCGACGAACCGCGATCTCCTCGAGGAGGTCGAGGCGGGTCGCTTCCGCGGCGATCTCTACGCGCGCCTCAGCGACTTCACGCTCGAGCTGCCGCCGCTGCGCGCGCGCCGCGAGGACGTGCTGACGATCCTGATGCGTGATCTCGGCGACACCGCGCCGCCGCTCGCGCCCGATCTCGTGCGCGCGCTGCTGCTGCACGAGTGGCCGTTCAACGTGCGCGAGCTGCGCAAGATCGCGACGCAGCTCTCGGTCGTCGGCGAGGGCGCGGAGCGGCTCGAGCTCGGGATGCTCGGTGATCGACTGCAGCGCGTGTCGCGCGCCGCGCGCGCGAGCGGGCCCGCGCAGACGACCGAGGGCGCAGCGCCCGGCACGACGCCCCCGTCGCTCGGCATCCCGACCGCGACGCCCGGCACCCACGCCGCGACGCCGCTTCCTCCGAAGCCCGCGGGCCTCGAGGCGGTGCCCGATCGCGAGACGCTCGAAGCGCTGCTGCGCGAGCACCGCGGCGTGATCGCCGACGTCGCGCGGGTCGCGGGCCGCTCGCGAAAGCAGGTCTACCGCTGGCTCCAGCAGCACGGCCTCGACCCCGAGAGTTACCGCGACGGATGA